A DNA window from Paralichthys olivaceus isolate ysfri-2021 chromosome 3, ASM2471397v2, whole genome shotgun sequence contains the following coding sequences:
- the LOC138407290 gene encoding uncharacterized protein C1orf87 homolog isoform X1: MAQKNTTGAKTKTVPRLVVKIVGSKQVKQFIQEPHDRRDTDQEETAAEAADDRSGKPAEKPEASASHSRRENRGNSALWDVIKEVPDRSCVTAPTGDRSRSYIHPKTPHVADCRAAAAQETNCSSERRGTNELSSAVRRELSDWLLSSLRSAEVEVAALDPSSRGTVNRSDITRLFLRNGVPLKLPTFSLLLQIFSDENDPEQIYHRNLLHFIETCAFPEERN, from the exons ATGGCTCAGAAAAACACGACGGGAGCAAAGACAAAAACTGTCCCCAGACTCGTTGTCAAGATCGTAGGAAGCAAACAGGTCAAGCAATTTATTCAAGAGCCACACGA cagacgggacacgGACCAAGAGGAAACAGCAGCCGAGGCAGCAGACGACCGCTCAGggaaacctgcagaaaaacCAGAAGCGTCAGCGTCTCACAGTCGACgagagaacagagggaactCTGCACTTTGGGATGTGATCAAAGAG GTTCCTGACAGGTCGTGTGTGACAGCTCCCACTGGTGATCGCTCCAGGTCCTACATTCACCCCAAGACTCCTCACGTCGCTGAttgcagagcagctgcagcacaggagACA AACTGTTCGTCCGAGCGAAGAGGAACCAACGAGCTCTCCTCAGCCGTCAGGAGggagctctctgattggctgctctcctctctgaggTCAGCAGAGGTCGAGGTGGCGGCTCTGGATCCTTCTTCCAGAGGAACCGTGAATCGATCCGACATCACTCGACTGTTCCTGAGAAATGGCGTCCCTCTGAAATTACCCACGTTTTCTCTGCTACTCCAAATTTTTTCTGATGAAAACGACCCGGAGCAG ATTTATCACAGAAACCTTCTTCACTTCATTGAGACCTGCGCGTTCCCAGAGGAACGGAACTGA
- the LOC138407290 gene encoding uncharacterized protein C1orf87 homolog isoform X2 produces MAQKNTTGAKTKTVPRLVVKIVGSKQVKQFIQEPHERDTDQEETAAEAADDRSGKPAEKPEASASHSRRENRGNSALWDVIKEVPDRSCVTAPTGDRSRSYIHPKTPHVADCRAAAAQETNCSSERRGTNELSSAVRRELSDWLLSSLRSAEVEVAALDPSSRGTVNRSDITRLFLRNGVPLKLPTFSLLLQIFSDENDPEQIYHRNLLHFIETCAFPEERN; encoded by the exons ATGGCTCAGAAAAACACGACGGGAGCAAAGACAAAAACTGTCCCCAGACTCGTTGTCAAGATCGTAGGAAGCAAACAGGTCAAGCAATTTATTCAAGAGCCACACGA acgggacacgGACCAAGAGGAAACAGCAGCCGAGGCAGCAGACGACCGCTCAGggaaacctgcagaaaaacCAGAAGCGTCAGCGTCTCACAGTCGACgagagaacagagggaactCTGCACTTTGGGATGTGATCAAAGAG GTTCCTGACAGGTCGTGTGTGACAGCTCCCACTGGTGATCGCTCCAGGTCCTACATTCACCCCAAGACTCCTCACGTCGCTGAttgcagagcagctgcagcacaggagACA AACTGTTCGTCCGAGCGAAGAGGAACCAACGAGCTCTCCTCAGCCGTCAGGAGggagctctctgattggctgctctcctctctgaggTCAGCAGAGGTCGAGGTGGCGGCTCTGGATCCTTCTTCCAGAGGAACCGTGAATCGATCCGACATCACTCGACTGTTCCTGAGAAATGGCGTCCCTCTGAAATTACCCACGTTTTCTCTGCTACTCCAAATTTTTTCTGATGAAAACGACCCGGAGCAG ATTTATCACAGAAACCTTCTTCACTTCATTGAGACCTGCGCGTTCCCAGAGGAACGGAACTGA